The genomic window CATCAGAGTTTCTTCTACCCAGCATGTTCTTCACAACAGCCTTTACATCCTTGTTCCTCAGACTATAGATGAGAGGATTGAGCATGGGAGTCATTACTCCATAGAAGAGAGAGATGAGGGCTTCAATGATGTCTTGATTATTGGCACCAACAGAGCTTTTCGGTTTGGGCTTTGCATACATGAAGAAGATGGTTCCATAGAATATAATCACTACTGTTAGGTGGGCTGAGCAAGTGGAGAAGGCCTTACATTTTCCTTCAATGGAAGGGATCCTCAGAATAGTGGtgacaataaaaatgtaagagaTAGAAATTACTAGCAGTGGAATAACCAGAACAATCAGATTTGACCCTGCCATGCTGATCACATTGATTGAAATATCAGCACAGGCTAATTTTAGGATAGCCAGGATTTCACAGACAAAATGGTTAATGACATTATTAGCACAGAATGGTAACTGCATTGCGAGAGATGTCTGCACCACTGAGTCAACAAGCCCAATGACCCAGGACCCAGCTGCCATGGGCACGTAGGTATTTTTGGTCATGATGACAGGGTATCTCAGTGGGTAGCAGATGGCTACATAGCGGTCAAGTGCCATCATGCCTAGAAGCACACACTCTGTGGCCCCCATGGCAAAGGAGAGAAACATTTGAACCATGCACCCAGAGAAGGAAATCCTTTTCCTTACCGTCAGAAAGTTGTCAAGAATTAGTGGGACAGAGGAGCTTGTGTAACAAATGTCCAGGAAGGAAAgattacagaggaagaaatacaTGGGAGTGTGCAAGTGAGAATCAAAGATGATTACTGAGATAAGGACTCCGTTTCCCAGAAGGATCATCTGGTACATCAACAAAACTAGCACAAAGAAAACTGTCTGGAGCTTTGGGTGGGCAGAAAGCCCAAGAAGGACAAATTCTGTCAATGTGGAATAATTTGTCCTTTCCATATTACACATATACCCTTTCTCGAACAGCACTCTGTGGATggtagaacagaaatttattaataCAGTATCTGCAAGAGCTACCTCTTTTAAGAATCATATTCTGCATTACTGGAGTTTTATATTTGGATGTATAACTCTGGGGCAGATTTCTCACTGTAAACCCAGGACACTGGAGCAGGAATCCTAACCTGATTTTTCTCAGGGTTAAGAGAGAGTACATTTGATTATAGGACATTTGGATCCCAAAGCAGTTTATTGCCATTCCTACTAATTCTGCCTCTTAACATATTGACTGCAGATCAGTGGTCTATAGTCTGGATGCAACAGAGAGATGTGTTTTGTTTGACAGTATTCTGCactgtgttttaaatttgaattagagGTCAACATTTTACAAGCAGGAGATATGgtataaaaatctatattttcagcttgtcttcaaataaattataatatttaaaatcattagaCCTATTTCCATCATGGAGCTCCGTTACAACTTACTCATTGGATTTGAAGCATGTTCTCCATTCCACGAGAttaccctcccctctctcttatCTGCTTGTCACTGGAGGTCAATATTAGTTGCCAATTAACACGTTATTCTCAGTTGATTTCACTCATTTATAATACCTGATGGGATTGTATATGTATTTGAATTTTCGGCCCATGGCTACAGGACCAACTTATTCACTAGGCACAGTTGGCCTACCATACTGTTAGAAGcctatgaaaatgtttttatttcttttaaaatctgaataacACAATAAACTTTTGACCTTTAGTATATAATATTAgtgtatttatctttatatcaAAGCAGatgtaaaatataacttttaatattatttcatgGAAGAAAGGACCCACGAAGGCAGAAGTGTTCAGGGCCCATCAAAGTTACAGTGCAGTCCTGTATAATCTAATCTCTTTTTAGAGCTCCT from Zalophus californianus isolate mZalCal1 chromosome 13, mZalCal1.pri.v2, whole genome shotgun sequence includes these protein-coding regions:
- the LOC113934715 gene encoding olfactory receptor 13C8, coding for MCNMERTNYSTLTEFVLLGLSAHPKLQTVFFVLVLLMYQMILLGNGVLISVIIFDSHLHTPMYFFLCNLSFLDICYTSSSVPLILDNFLTVRKRISFSGCMVQMFLSFAMGATECVLLGMMALDRYVAICYPLRYPVIMTKNTYVPMAAGSWVIGLVDSVVQTSLAMQLPFCANNVINHFVCEILAILKLACADISINVISMAGSNLIVLVIPLLVISISYIFIVTTILRIPSIEGKCKAFSTCSAHLTVVIIFYGTIFFMYAKPKPKSSVGANNQDIIEALISLFYGVMTPMLNPLIYSLRNKDVKAVVKNMLGRRNSDGI